From uncultured Roseateles sp., the proteins below share one genomic window:
- a CDS encoding PilZ domain-containing protein produces the protein MNTERRHFVRIAFDAPAQLTTTQNRFEAKVLDLSFKGALLSLPPEAKVPVGAPCLLSVRLNDREESIAMAAEVAYVQGHHVGLLCRSIDIDSITHLRRLIEVNLGEPHLLERELKALISA, from the coding sequence ATGAATACCGAACGCCGACACTTTGTGCGCATCGCCTTCGATGCACCGGCCCAGCTGACGACGACTCAGAACCGTTTCGAAGCCAAGGTGCTGGACCTGTCCTTCAAGGGCGCCTTGTTGAGTCTTCCGCCCGAGGCCAAGGTGCCGGTGGGTGCACCCTGCCTGCTCAGTGTGCGCCTCAACGACAGGGAAGAAAGCATCGCCATGGCCGCCGAGGTGGCCTATGTGCAGGGCCATCACGTCGGCCTGCTGTGCCGCAGCATAGACATCGACAGCATCACCCATCTGCGACGCCTGATCGAGGTCAATCTCGGCGAGCCGCATCTGCTGGAGCGGGAACTGAAGGCGCTGATCTCCGCGTAG
- a CDS encoding zinc-dependent peptidase yields the protein MLGLLTLLPLAWLVGEPWWTERRRERLRRQPFPNEWREILKRRVPQVRRLPVDLQLQLKRHMQVFLAEKAFIGCDGLVVTPEMRVTVAAQACLLLLNRRRPSYFPKLRQILLYPGAFIVNRPHTDGAGVLQEQRQVLSGESWTQGQVILSWQDALEGAAVADDGRNVVIHEFAHQLDQEKGHANGAPALPRTQYKTWSRVMQAEFQQLQWEAQQGEESLLSHYGATNPAEFFAVASEVFFEQPLPLALRHPALYEQLSRYYRVNPLSW from the coding sequence ATGCTTGGCTTGTTGACGCTGCTGCCGCTGGCCTGGCTGGTGGGTGAGCCCTGGTGGACCGAACGCCGGCGCGAGCGCCTGCGCCGCCAGCCCTTCCCGAATGAGTGGCGCGAGATCCTGAAGCGCCGCGTGCCCCAGGTCCGGCGCCTGCCGGTGGACCTGCAGCTGCAGCTGAAACGCCATATGCAGGTGTTCCTGGCCGAGAAGGCCTTCATCGGCTGCGACGGCCTCGTCGTCACGCCCGAAATGCGCGTCACGGTGGCCGCCCAGGCCTGCCTGCTGCTGCTCAACCGCCGGCGGCCAAGCTATTTCCCGAAGTTGCGCCAGATCCTGCTCTACCCGGGCGCCTTCATCGTCAACCGCCCGCACACCGATGGCGCCGGCGTGCTGCAGGAGCAGCGCCAGGTGCTGTCCGGCGAGTCCTGGACCCAGGGCCAGGTGATTTTGTCCTGGCAGGACGCGCTGGAGGGCGCAGCCGTGGCCGACGATGGCCGCAATGTCGTGATCCATGAATTCGCCCACCAGCTCGACCAGGAAAAAGGCCATGCCAATGGCGCCCCGGCCCTGCCCCGCACCCAGTACAAGACCTGGTCGCGTGTCATGCAGGCCGAGTTCCAGCAGCTGCAGTGGGAAGCCCAGCAGGGCGAGGAGTCGCTGCTGAGTCACTACGGCGCCACCAACCCGGCCGAGTTCTTTGCCGTGGCCAGCGAGGTGTTCTTCGAGCAGCCGCTGCCGCTGGCCCTGCGTCACCCGGCGCTGTACGAGCAACTGAGCCGCTACTACCGTGTCAACCCGCTGAGTTGGTAA
- a CDS encoding transporter substrate-binding domain-containing protein, with product MKWPWGGQRLLILGLALGLLSALAWLALQGRQDGSLERLQERGVLRVGYAVEAPYALVGPGAEVTGESPETARRVAARLGLTRIEWVQVPFGELIPSLNERRFDMIAAGLFVTAERATKLRYADPSVRVLPGWLVRKGNPKGLTSYQAAAARRDVMVAVLEGSVEQQRLGALGLPKAMMLVVPDAQAGRSALAKGAADGLALSLPTTRWIANSSPETFEALPDLAPEGQAAPADWVAFAFHRDDLSLQQAWNQAQHGWIGGAEHARLVRRFGFARDDLGGETRVDDLLKR from the coding sequence ATGAAGTGGCCCTGGGGTGGGCAGCGCCTGCTGATACTGGGGCTGGCGCTGGGCCTGCTGTCGGCGCTGGCCTGGCTGGCGCTGCAAGGCCGGCAGGACGGCTCGCTCGAACGGCTGCAGGAGCGTGGCGTGCTGCGCGTCGGCTATGCGGTGGAGGCGCCTTACGCCCTGGTCGGACCGGGCGCCGAGGTCACCGGCGAGTCACCCGAAACCGCACGCCGGGTGGCCGCCCGCCTGGGCCTGACGCGCATCGAGTGGGTGCAAGTGCCTTTCGGCGAGCTGATTCCCAGCCTCAACGAACGCCGCTTCGACATGATTGCCGCCGGCCTGTTCGTGACCGCCGAGCGCGCGACCAAACTGCGTTATGCCGACCCCAGCGTGCGCGTGCTGCCGGGCTGGCTGGTGCGCAAGGGCAATCCCAAGGGCCTGACGTCCTACCAGGCCGCGGCGGCGCGCCGCGACGTGATGGTCGCGGTGCTGGAGGGTTCGGTCGAGCAGCAGCGCCTGGGCGCGCTGGGCCTGCCCAAGGCCATGATGCTGGTCGTGCCCGACGCCCAGGCTGGCCGCTCCGCCCTGGCCAAGGGGGCGGCCGATGGGCTGGCGCTGTCGCTGCCGACCACGCGCTGGATCGCCAACAGCAGCCCGGAGACCTTCGAGGCCCTGCCCGATCTGGCGCCCGAGGGCCAGGCCGCTCCGGCGGATTGGGTGGCCTTCGCCTTTCACCGCGATGATCTGAGCCTGCAGCAGGCCTGGAACCAGGCCCAGCACGGCTGGATCGGCGGCGCCGAGCACGCCCGGCTGGTGCGGCGCTTCGGCTTTGCCCGGGACGACCTGGGCGGCGAGACGCGCGTCGACGACCTGCTCAAGCGATGA
- a CDS encoding efflux RND transporter periplasmic adaptor subunit, which translates to MLRLTVLAVVVATLLVACGKTPPDAKAKAEAVVPPLLISQEDLSRLSLGSYDSGPVITGSIQPEKRADLRAEVSAVVLQVLKENGEKVKRGDLIARLDDSAIRESLSSADESARAASQSFDQAERQYQRLRTLQAQGMSSMQAMEDAEVRRNNAQSDLVAAKARVATARQQIQRTEVRAPFDGVVSDRKVSPGDTAQIGKELVKVIDPVSMRFEGLVSADRMAELKVGETVFFRVNGYSDTDFQGKVRRIAAAANAATRQVEVLVDFAGKEAPAVAGLYAEGRVQTQTVSALLLPEASIQREGDEAFAWLVKGGQIAKTPLKLGARDERQGLYVVTSGLAAGDVVLRRPTSALQDGRKVEMSKAAVAAPAVPAASAAQKGA; encoded by the coding sequence ATGTTGCGCCTGACCGTACTTGCCGTAGTTGTTGCAACCCTGCTTGTGGCCTGCGGCAAGACCCCTCCCGACGCCAAGGCCAAGGCGGAGGCGGTCGTCCCGCCCCTGCTGATCTCGCAGGAGGACCTGAGCCGCCTCAGCCTGGGCTCCTACGACTCCGGCCCGGTGATCACCGGCTCTATCCAGCCCGAGAAGCGCGCCGACCTGCGCGCCGAGGTCTCGGCCGTGGTGCTGCAGGTGCTGAAGGAGAACGGCGAGAAAGTGAAGCGCGGCGACCTGATCGCCCGGCTGGACGACAGCGCCATCCGCGAAAGCCTGTCCTCCGCCGACGAGTCTGCCCGCGCTGCCTCCCAGAGCTTCGATCAGGCCGAACGCCAGTACCAGCGCCTGCGCACCCTGCAGGCACAGGGCATGAGCTCGATGCAGGCGATGGAGGACGCCGAGGTGCGCCGCAACAATGCCCAGAGCGACCTGGTCGCGGCCAAGGCCCGCGTGGCCACGGCCCGCCAGCAGATCCAGCGCACCGAGGTGCGCGCCCCGTTCGACGGCGTGGTCAGCGACCGCAAGGTCTCGCCTGGTGACACCGCCCAGATCGGCAAGGAGTTGGTCAAGGTGATCGATCCGGTCAGCATGCGCTTCGAGGGCCTGGTGTCGGCCGACCGCATGGCCGAGCTGAAGGTGGGCGAGACGGTGTTCTTCCGTGTCAACGGCTATTCCGATACCGATTTCCAGGGCAAGGTGCGCCGCATCGCCGCCGCGGCCAATGCCGCCACCCGCCAGGTCGAGGTGCTGGTCGACTTCGCCGGCAAGGAAGCTCCGGCCGTGGCCGGGCTGTATGCCGAAGGCCGGGTGCAGACGCAGACCGTCAGCGCCTTGCTGCTGCCCGAGGCCTCGATCCAGCGCGAGGGCGACGAGGCCTTCGCCTGGCTGGTGAAGGGCGGCCAGATCGCCAAGACGCCGCTCAAGCTCGGTGCGCGCGACGAGCGCCAGGGCCTGTACGTTGTCACCAGCGGCCTGGCCGCCGGCGATGTGGTGCTGCGCCGCCCGACCAGCGCGCTACAGGATGGCCGCAAGGTCGAGATGAGCAAGGCAGCAGTGGCTGCGCCGGCCGTGCCGGCCGCATCGGCTGCCCAGAAGGGAGCTTGA
- a CDS encoding ankyrin repeat domain-containing protein, whose translation MRYPLLLITTLLGLLLCGPARAAGYAELAAAVRAGDTPAVEQLLKTGVAVEPPAGSSAPLLIAASRGHHAIARLLLARGAEPNPRFAAYYNATPLMLAVNQHDVEMSRLLLDAGAQVNLVDSYGDPALNWAVFYGDMAQIELLLAHKADASLVGHGNALEVAMRRGHPAAVERLLDYTGQRLVLSAAHTKLVQAIQQGDGAAVRLALANGASPDALDASGRPVLALAARLGQLDALRALLDADAAVNSVDAIGFTALMEAAREGRVAACELLLNKGAALNQQALPRGLALTALHLAVAGGRLEAVRLLAKHGADLEAADSEQATPIMWTGEKDPIRQLLLELGAKPPTAKAG comes from the coding sequence ATGCGATACCCCCTCCTGCTGATCACCACCCTGCTGGGTCTGCTGCTGTGCGGGCCGGCCCGGGCGGCGGGCTATGCTGAACTGGCCGCCGCGGTGCGGGCGGGTGACACGCCGGCCGTCGAGCAATTGCTGAAAACGGGCGTCGCCGTCGAGCCGCCGGCCGGCAGTTCGGCCCCTCTGCTGATCGCCGCCTCGCGCGGTCACCATGCCATCGCCCGGCTGCTGCTGGCCCGGGGCGCCGAGCCCAATCCGCGCTTTGCCGCCTATTACAACGCCACCCCCCTGATGCTGGCCGTCAACCAGCACGATGTCGAGATGAGCCGCCTGTTGCTGGACGCCGGCGCCCAGGTGAATCTGGTCGACAGCTACGGCGACCCGGCACTGAACTGGGCCGTGTTCTACGGCGACATGGCCCAGATCGAGCTGCTGCTGGCGCACAAGGCCGATGCCAGCCTGGTCGGCCACGGCAATGCGCTGGAGGTGGCGATGCGGCGTGGCCACCCCGCCGCGGTCGAGCGGCTGCTGGACTACACCGGCCAGCGCCTGGTGCTCAGCGCCGCACACACCAAATTGGTGCAGGCCATCCAGCAGGGCGACGGCGCCGCCGTACGCCTGGCCCTGGCCAACGGCGCCAGCCCCGACGCGCTGGACGCCAGCGGCCGGCCGGTGCTGGCATTGGCGGCGCGCCTGGGCCAGCTCGACGCGCTGCGCGCCCTGCTGGATGCTGACGCAGCGGTGAACAGCGTAGACGCCATAGGCTTCACCGCGCTGATGGAAGCAGCGCGCGAAGGCCGGGTGGCGGCCTGCGAACTGCTGCTGAACAAGGGGGCAGCCCTGAATCAGCAGGCCCTGCCGCGTGGCTTGGCCCTGACCGCCCTGCATCTGGCCGTCGCTGGCGGACGGCTGGAGGCCGTGCGCCTGCTGGCAAAGCACGGCGCCGATCTGGAGGCGGCCGACAGCGAACAGGCCACACCCATCATGTGGACCGGCGAGAAAGATCCCATCCGCCAGCTGCTGCTGGAGCTCGGGGCCAAGCCACCCACCGCCAAGGCCGGCTGA
- a CDS encoding DsbA family oxidoreductase encodes MKIDFVSDVSCPWCAIGLKSLETALERVGGEIQAELHFQPFELNPKMAPEGQDITEHLAEKYGISPAQIAQNREAIRARGAAVGFEFSMGGRSRIYNTFDAHRLLHWAEGEGKQVALKHALLSAYFTEDQNPSDHALLLSKVAQVGLDVERARAILASDEFTAEVRERQQFYLQQGINSVPAVIINDRHLISGGQPPEVFEQALRQIAAEG; translated from the coding sequence ATGAAGATCGACTTCGTCTCCGACGTCTCCTGCCCCTGGTGCGCCATCGGCCTCAAATCGCTTGAAACCGCGCTGGAGCGCGTCGGCGGCGAGATCCAGGCCGAGTTGCATTTCCAGCCCTTCGAGCTGAACCCCAAGATGGCGCCCGAGGGCCAGGACATCACCGAACACCTGGCCGAGAAGTACGGCATCTCGCCGGCCCAGATCGCACAGAACCGCGAGGCGATTCGTGCCCGTGGTGCGGCGGTAGGCTTCGAATTCAGCATGGGCGGCCGCAGCCGCATCTACAACACCTTCGACGCCCACCGCCTGCTGCACTGGGCCGAGGGTGAAGGCAAGCAGGTGGCGCTCAAGCATGCGCTGCTCAGCGCCTATTTCACCGAAGACCAGAACCCCAGCGACCATGCCCTGCTGTTGAGCAAGGTGGCCCAGGTCGGCCTCGATGTGGAGCGCGCCCGCGCCATCCTGGCCTCGGACGAGTTCACGGCCGAGGTCCGCGAGCGCCAGCAGTTCTATCTTCAGCAGGGCATCAACTCGGTGCCGGCGGTGATCATCAATGACCGCCATCTGATCTCTGGCGGCCAGCCGCCCGAGGTGTTCGAGCAGGCACTGCGCCAGATCGCGGCCGAGGGTTGA
- a CDS encoding D-cysteine desulfhydrase, whose amino-acid sequence MKTLDLSRFPRRIYSHGATPIEAVPRFSAALNEGRPGPQIWLKRDDMLGLAPGGNKTRKLEFLVAEALALGADTLITCGAPQSNHCRITLAAAAKEGLHCRFVIEERVANSYRKEASGNNFLFELMGVEAITVLPGGSAMGPAMQAVADELGALGRKGYIIPGGGSNALGGLGYAVCAQELQQQWAEQGLQFDHVVLASGSSGTHGGLLAGFAALGIETPVLGIGTSRDPVDQDPLVHKEAQAVADLLKLGLNIPREAVVTVGGYWQPKYSVPTPAMVEAVQLMARSEGVLIDPVYTGKAMAGLMDLVRKQRFKPSDRILFLHTGGAPALHAYEDVVLGR is encoded by the coding sequence ATGAAGACCCTGGACCTGAGCCGCTTTCCCCGCCGCATCTACAGCCATGGCGCCACGCCGATCGAGGCCGTGCCGCGCTTCAGCGCCGCGCTCAACGAGGGCCGGCCGGGCCCGCAGATCTGGCTCAAGCGCGACGACATGCTGGGCCTGGCGCCCGGCGGCAACAAGACGCGCAAGCTGGAGTTCCTGGTCGCCGAGGCCCTGGCCCTGGGGGCCGACACCCTGATCACCTGCGGCGCGCCGCAGTCCAACCACTGCCGCATCACCCTGGCCGCCGCCGCCAAGGAGGGCCTGCACTGCCGCTTCGTGATCGAGGAGCGGGTGGCCAACAGCTACCGCAAAGAGGCCAGTGGCAACAACTTCCTGTTCGAGTTGATGGGTGTCGAGGCCATCACCGTGCTGCCCGGTGGCAGCGCCATGGGCCCGGCCATGCAGGCGGTGGCCGACGAGCTGGGGGCCCTTGGCCGCAAGGGCTACATCATTCCGGGAGGGGGCTCCAACGCGCTGGGCGGACTCGGTTATGCGGTCTGCGCCCAGGAGTTGCAGCAGCAGTGGGCGGAGCAGGGCCTGCAGTTCGACCATGTGGTGCTGGCCTCGGGCAGCTCGGGCACCCACGGCGGCCTGCTGGCCGGTTTTGCGGCCCTGGGGATTGAGACGCCCGTCCTGGGCATAGGCACCAGCCGAGATCCGGTCGACCAGGACCCGCTGGTGCACAAGGAGGCCCAGGCGGTGGCCGATCTGCTCAAGCTCGGCCTGAACATCCCGCGCGAGGCGGTGGTGACGGTGGGCGGCTACTGGCAGCCCAAGTATTCGGTGCCGACGCCGGCCATGGTCGAGGCGGTGCAGTTGATGGCGCGCAGCGAGGGCGTGCTGATCGATCCGGTCTACACCGGCAAGGCCATGGCCGGCCTGATGGATCTGGTGCGCAAGCAGCGCTTCAAGCCCAGCGACCGCATCCTCTTCCTGCACACCGGCGGCGCGCCGGCCCTGCATGCCTATGAGGATGTGGTCCTGGGCCGCTGA